The following proteins come from a genomic window of Penaeus monodon isolate SGIC_2016 chromosome 22, NSTDA_Pmon_1, whole genome shotgun sequence:
- the LOC119586877 gene encoding pupal cuticle protein 36-like isoform X6: MRVLVLACALIASTTAAPQGYSLQRPTGSTLSTGPGQTAGSGFSVGSATGHVVAXXXXXXXXXXXXXXXXXAAQGGVSGGFGQGVGTGIFGVGAGNLEPCGEGQIRHVDGSCVTPVVNRKVFVFDVPEQKGPIGPPPSVPPPRVDHNILFVRLPEEGEGPEPIVIPPPRQENIVYVLNKQDDQTQRVIEVPAHPPTDPEIYFVNYEEGENPTLPIGVDLNTALGSAAEAGGQVIGFAGGDSSEGAGFGVGGVVGGSGFGSGGLGGAGAGSGFGTVGGGLGGAGVGSGFGTVSGGLGGVGAGSGFGAVSGGVGGSTPSGLYNTP; encoded by the exons ATGAGGGTCTTA GTTTTGGCTTGCGCACTCATTGCTAGCACAACTGCAGCTCCCCAGGGCTACAGTCTGCAGAGGCCCACTGGATCAACCCTGTCCACTGGTCCTGGTCAGACGGCAGGAAGTGGATTTTCTGTCGGATCTGCTACTGGGCATGTAGTAGCANNNNNNNNNNNNNNNNNNNNNNNNNNNNNNNNNNNNNNNNNNNNNNNNNNTGCAGCTCAAGGAGGTGTTTCTGGTGGATTTGGCCAAGGAGTGGGGACTGGCATCTTCGGCGTAGGTGCTGGAAACTTGGAACCATGTGGAGAAGGACAAATTCGACATGTGGATGGGTCTTGCGTTACACCAGTCGTTAACAGAAAAGTGTTTGTGTTTGATGTCCCTGAACAAAAAGGACCTATCGGTCCTCCACCAAGCGTTCCTCCTCCAAGAGTTGATCATAATATTCTGTTCGTGCGACTtcccgaagaaggagaaggacctGAACCAATCGTTATTCCACCACCAAGACAGGAGAACATCGTCTATGTACTCAACAAACAGGACGACCAGACTCAGCGTGTCATCGAAGTACCTGCTCATCCTCCAACTGATCCTGAAATCTACTTCGTCAATTATGAAGAGGGTGAGAACCCAACTCTACCCATTGGTGTGGATCTCAATACTGCTCTTGGTTCAGCCGCTGAAGCAGGTGGACAAGTAATTGGATTCGCTGGAGGTGATAGCAGTGAAGGCGCAGGGTTTGGAGTGGGTGGAGTAGTAGGAGGAAGTGGATTCGGTAGCGGAGGATTGGGTGGAGCTGGTGCAGGCAGTGGATTTGGAACTGTTGGCGGAGGACTGGGTGGAGCTGGCGTAGGTAGTGGATTTGGAACTGTTAGCGGAGGATTGGGTGGAGTTGGCGCAGGCAGTGGATTTGGAGCAGTAAGCGGAGGCGTAGGAGGAAGCACTCCTTCTGGATTATATAACACTCCCTAA
- the LOC119586877 gene encoding pupal cuticle protein 36-like isoform X4 — translation MRVLVLACALVASTTAALQGYSLQRPTGSTLSTGPGQTAGSGFSVGSAAGXXXXXXXXXXXXXXXXXXXXXXAAQGGVSGGFGQGVGTGISGVGAGNLEPCGEGQIRHVDGSCVTPVVNRKVFVFDVPEQKGPIGPPPSVPPPRVDHNILFVRLPEEGEGPEPIVIPPPRQENIVYVLNKQDEQTQRVIEVPAHPPTDPEIYFVNYEEGENPTLPIGVDLNTALGSAAEAGGQVIGVAGGDSSEGAGFGVGGVVGGSGFGTVSGGFGGAGAGSGFGTVGGGLGGAGVGSGFGTVSGGLGGAGAGSGFGAVSGGVGGSTPSGLYNTP, via the exons ATGAGGGTCTTA GTTTTGGCTTGCGCACTCGTTGCTTCCACGACTGCAGCTCTCCAGGGCTACAGTCTGCAGAGGCCCACTGGATCAACCCTGTCCACTGGTCCTGGTCAGACGGCAGGAAGTGGATTTTCTGTCGGATCTGCTGCTGGGCANNNNNNNNNNNNNNNNNNNNNNNNNNNNNNNNNNNNNNNNNNNNNNNNNNNNNNNNNNNNNNNTGCAGCTCAAGGAGGTGTTTCTGGTGGATTTGGCCAAGGAGTGGGGACTGGCATCTCCGGCGTAGGTGCTGGAAACTTGGAACCATGTGGAGAAGGACAAATTCGACATGTGGATGGGTCTTGCGTTACACCTGTCGTTAACAGGAAAGTGTTTGTCTTTGATGTCCCTGAACAAAAAGGACCTATCGGTCCTCCACCAAGCGTTCCTCCTCCAAGAGTTGATCATAATATTCTGTTCGTGCGACTtcccgaagaaggagaaggacctGAACCAATCGTTATCCCACCACCAAGACAAGAGAACATCGTCTATGTACTCAACAAACAGGACGAACAGACTCAGCGTGTCATCGAAGTACCTGCCCATCCTCCAACTGATCCTGAAATCTACTTCGTCAATTATGAAGAGGGTGAGAACCCAACTCTACCCATTGGTGTGGATCTCAATACTGCTCTTGGCTCAGCCGCTGAAGCAGGTGGACAAGTAATTGGAGTCGCTGGAGGTGATAGCAGTGAGGGCGCCGGATTTGGAGTGGGTGGTGTAGTAGGAGGAAGTGGATTTGGAACAGTTAGTGGAGGATTTGGTGGAGCTGGTGCAGGCAGTGGTTTCGGTACTGTTGGCGGAGGACTGGGTGGAGCTGGCGTAGGTAGTGGATTTGGAACTGTTAGCGGAGGATTGGGTGGAGCTGGCGCAGGCAGTGGATTTGGAGCAGTAAGCGGAGGCGTAGGAGGAAGCACTCCTTCTGGATTATATAACACTCCCTAA
- the LOC119586883 gene encoding pupal cuticle protein 36-like — translation MRVLVLACALIASTTAAPQGYSLQRPTGSTLSTGPGQTAGSGFSVGSATGXXXXXXXXXXXXXXXXXXXXXXAAQGGVSGGFGQGVGTGISGVGAGNLEPCGEGQIRHVDGSCVTPVVNRKVFVFDVPEQKEPIGPPPSVPPPRVDHNILFVRLPEEGEGPEPIVIPPPRQENIVYVLNKQDEQTQRVIEVPAHPPSDPEIYFVNYEEGENPTLPIGVDLNTALGSAAEAGGQVIGFAGGDSSEGAGFGVGGVVGGSGFGTVSGGFGGAGAGSGFGTVGGGLSGAGVGSGFGTVSGGLGGAGVGSGFGTVSGGVGGSTPSGLYNTP, via the exons ATGAGGGTCTTA GTTTTGGCTTGCGCACTCATTGCTAGCACAACTGCAGCTCCCCAGGGCTACAGTCTGCAGAGGCCCACTGGATCAACCCTGTCCACTGGTCCTGGTCAGACGGCAGGAAGTGGATTTTCTGTCGGATCTGCTACTGGGCANNNNNNNNNNNNNNNNNNNNNNNNNNNNNNNNNNNNNNNNNNNNNNNNNNNNNNNNNNNNNNNTGCAGCTCAAGGAGGCGTTTCTGGTGGATTTGGCCAAGGAGTGGGGACTGGCATCTCCGGCGTAGGTGCTGGAAACTTGGAACCATGTGGAGAAGGACAAATTCGACATGTGGATGGGTCTTGCGTTACACCAGTCGTTAACAGAAAAGTGTTTGTCTTTGATGTTCCTGAACAAAAGGAACCTATCGGTCCTCCACCAAGCGTTCCTCCTCCAAGAGTGGATCATAACATTCTGTTCGTGCGACTtcccgaagaaggagaaggacctGAACCAATCGTTATTCCACCACCAAGACAGGAGAACATCGTTTATGTACTCAACAAACAGGACGAACAGACTCAGCGTGTCATCGAAGTACCTGCCCATCCCCCATCTGATCCTGAAATCTACTTCGTCAATTATGAAGAGGGTGAGAACCCAACTCTACCCATTGGTGTGGATCTCAATACTGCTCTTGGTTCAGCCGCTGAAGCAGGTGGACAAGTAATTGGATTCGCTGGAGGTGATAGCAGTGAAGGCGCAGGATTTGGAGTGGGTGGTGTAGTAGGAGGAAGTGGATTTGGAACAGTTAGTGGAGGATTTGGTGGAGCTGGTGCAGGCAGTGGATTCGGTACTGTTGGCGGAGGATTGAGTGGAGCTGGCGTAGGTAGTGGATTTGGAACTGTTAGCGGAGGACTGGGTGGAGCTGGCGTAGGTAGTGGATTTGGAACAGTAAGCGGAGGCGTAGGAGGAAGCACTCCTTCTGGATTATATAACACTCCCTAA